The following coding sequences are from one Veillonella rodentium window:
- the pyk gene encoding pyruvate kinase, whose amino-acid sequence MKRTKIVCTVGPGTDKFGILEDMMRAGMNVARFNFSHGTHEEQAERMQMVRDAAMIVNKPIALMLDTKGPEVRLGLFKEGKVLLEAGQQFILTADDVEGTKEISSVNHKGLVKDVSVGDKILLADGLVTLTINAIEGNNIVTTVQNSGEIGNRKRVAVPGVALSLPPVSEQDEADLRFGCQQGIDFVAASFMQRAKDIVAIRRILESEQKDIRIIAKIENAEGVKNIDEILKVADGLMVARGDLGVEIPAEEVPVLQKMMIEKCNASGKPVITATQMLESMIQNPRPTRAEASDVANAILDGTDAIMLSGETANGTYPVEAVTTMTRIAEVTERAAIYDSKGRARNEADMTTTDAVCAASVRIAHNLDASAILTCTESGHTAISVARHRPDCKIIAVTPHEETIRRMQICWGVEAIKGNEIVNSDDMVKRAITGALSAGAIESGDLVVVTAGVPSGATGTTNMIRVHIAGQVLLSGNGILRKSVTGNLFIAANHKGDYDSFKSGDILVVGTMEPELMALAKRAGGIIAVEDGYTSDSAIAGITYGIPVILGAKSAHEVLLEGQEVTIDGERGKVFAGMANAR is encoded by the coding sequence ATGAAACGTACCAAAATCGTATGTACCGTAGGTCCGGGGACGGATAAATTCGGTATATTGGAAGATATGATGCGGGCCGGCATGAACGTGGCTCGATTTAACTTCTCTCACGGTACTCATGAAGAGCAGGCGGAACGTATGCAGATGGTGCGTGATGCGGCGATGATTGTGAATAAACCGATTGCCCTCATGCTTGATACAAAGGGGCCTGAGGTTCGACTCGGCTTATTCAAGGAAGGAAAGGTGCTCCTCGAAGCGGGGCAACAATTTATATTGACGGCTGACGACGTGGAGGGGACTAAAGAAATCAGCTCCGTTAATCATAAGGGCCTTGTGAAGGACGTATCCGTAGGGGACAAAATCCTCTTAGCGGATGGTCTTGTAACGCTTACCATCAATGCTATTGAAGGAAATAATATCGTTACAACCGTCCAAAACAGCGGAGAAATCGGCAACCGTAAACGCGTGGCCGTACCGGGTGTGGCGCTTAGCCTACCGCCCGTGTCCGAGCAGGATGAAGCGGATTTGCGCTTCGGCTGCCAGCAGGGGATTGACTTTGTTGCGGCATCCTTTATGCAACGCGCCAAGGATATCGTAGCCATCCGTCGAATATTGGAGTCCGAGCAAAAAGATATCAGAATCATTGCGAAGATTGAAAATGCGGAAGGCGTTAAAAATATTGACGAAATTCTAAAGGTTGCCGACGGCCTTATGGTGGCCCGCGGTGACTTGGGTGTGGAAATTCCTGCCGAAGAGGTGCCGGTACTGCAAAAGATGATGATTGAAAAATGTAATGCTTCGGGTAAACCGGTGATTACGGCAACACAGATGCTTGAATCCATGATTCAGAATCCTCGTCCGACCCGTGCGGAGGCAAGTGACGTGGCCAATGCTATCCTCGACGGAACTGATGCGATCATGCTTTCAGGGGAAACCGCAAACGGTACCTATCCGGTAGAAGCGGTAACGACGATGACACGCATTGCGGAGGTGACGGAACGTGCCGCTATTTATGACAGTAAGGGGCGGGCCCGCAACGAGGCTGATATGACCACTACCGATGCGGTCTGTGCAGCGAGCGTACGCATTGCTCATAATCTGGACGCATCTGCAATCCTTACGTGTACCGAGTCGGGACATACGGCAATCAGTGTGGCCCGCCATCGTCCGGATTGTAAGATTATCGCCGTTACACCTCATGAGGAAACGATTCGTCGCATGCAGATATGCTGGGGCGTAGAGGCCATTAAAGGTAATGAAATCGTCAATTCCGACGATATGGTCAAGCGGGCTATTACCGGAGCCCTCAGCGCCGGTGCCATTGAGTCCGGAGACCTTGTTGTGGTTACCGCCGGTGTACCGTCAGGTGCAACGGGGACGACGAATATGATTCGCGTTCATATCGCAGGGCAGGTGCTCTTGTCCGGCAACGGTATTTTGCGAAAATCCGTTACAGGCAATCTCTTTATCGCCGCAAATCATAAGGGTGATTATGATTCTTTCAAGTCCGGAGATATTCTGGTGGTAGGTACGATGGAGCCGGAATTGATGGCCCTGGCCAAACGGGCGGGCGGCATCATCGCCGTGGAGGACGGATATACATCGGATAGCGCCATTGCAGGGATTACCTATGGGATTCCTGTCATTTTAGGTGCAAAGAGCGCTCACGAAGTGTTGCTTGAAGGTCAAGAGGTGACAATCGACGGAGAACGGGGCAAGGTATTTGCGGGCATGGCGAATGCACGATAA
- a CDS encoding DNA polymerase III subunit alpha, protein MQPFVHLHSHTEFSLLDGISRLPDMVRRAKELNQPALAITDHGNMYAAIYFYKECVAQGVKPIIGCEVYVTENSRFDRPEGRSRERLKHLILLAETMEGYRNLVKIVSKASTEGMLYRPRADHELLRQYSKGIIALSACIQGEIPQYILQDNMEGAKRSIEWYIETYGKDNFFLEIQNHGLSEELKAQEELIKLSKEYGLGIVASNDFHYVLKEDADAQDIKVCISTGRRRAEVDRLKFPNDEFYLKSGDEMAQLFGHIPGAIENTLAIADRCNVVFNFDEHHLPHFDVPEGETAASYLRTVCEREVPRLYGEPSDELMKRLDYELGVIGTMGFEDYFLIVWDYVRYAREHDILVGPGRGSAAGSVVAYLLGITGLDPLKYDLLFERFLNPERVSMPDIDIDFCYEKRGQAIEYVTRKYGQERVSQIITFGTEAARAVIRDVGRVLDLPLAEVNRIAKMIPNELGITLDKALQGKDLKALYESDSNVKELFDFGKKLEGIARNSSTHAAGVVISADPLDDHVPVQNANDEGFVTQYDKDNIEELGLLKMDFLGLRTLTVMGDALKFIKANRGIDLDLDAIPLDDAAACELLTKGDTSGVFQLESEGITKLVMDLKPEHFEDLIPLVALYRPGPLGSGMVADFIDRRHGKKEVTYLHPILEPILKDTFGVILYQEQVMQIASAMGGFSLGQADLMRRAMGKKKESVLKAQRESFIQGSVKNGIDESVANEVFDLLVYFAGYGFNKSHSAAYAYIAYQTAYLKAHYFPEFMAATMTSFMQNMQKLTYYINACKKHNVQVLGPDINYSERSFAVQDNAIRFGLGGIKNVGDNAIDRLIRERNEHGLYTDIVDFCKRVDNKVVNKRLLESLIRCGAMDGFKENRNQLLHMYESAQAVGAKEQKDAAMGTVSLFGETEESADFIAVPNLEDLPEDDKLKDEKEYTGFYITGHPLQGYAKELDGLFELGALMENPEQYDGQTITFGGLIENKSDRMTKRNEVMSILRIEDYSGAANVVAFPKVFSQCQQFLAVDMIVKVKGRVDADEKGVQIIADRISPLKVNYGQAKYIAIHIHSQYDTPENSEALKRILVNTEGSVPTSLYLHRQRKRINLPANMCFDPSDESIKAIEAVLGEGAVEIQ, encoded by the coding sequence ATGCAGCCATTTGTACATTTACATAGTCATACGGAATTCAGCCTGCTCGACGGCATCAGCCGTTTGCCTGACATGGTACGTCGTGCGAAGGAGTTGAATCAGCCGGCCTTAGCCATTACAGACCATGGCAATATGTATGCGGCCATTTACTTTTATAAAGAATGTGTAGCACAGGGCGTTAAGCCCATCATCGGCTGTGAAGTGTATGTAACGGAAAACAGCCGATTTGACCGTCCGGAGGGGCGCAGCCGGGAGCGTTTAAAGCATTTGATCCTCTTGGCAGAGACCATGGAAGGGTATCGAAATCTCGTTAAGATTGTATCGAAAGCCTCTACGGAAGGGATGCTGTATCGCCCGCGTGCGGACCACGAGCTGTTAAGGCAATACAGTAAGGGGATTATTGCCCTCAGTGCCTGCATTCAAGGTGAGATTCCTCAGTATATTTTACAGGATAATATGGAAGGGGCTAAGCGCTCCATCGAATGGTATATCGAAACGTACGGCAAGGATAATTTCTTCCTGGAGATTCAAAATCACGGATTGTCGGAGGAATTGAAGGCGCAGGAGGAACTCATTAAGCTCAGTAAGGAATACGGTCTCGGTATCGTCGCATCCAACGATTTTCACTATGTCTTAAAAGAGGATGCGGATGCACAGGATATCAAGGTTTGTATCTCTACGGGGCGCCGCCGTGCCGAGGTGGATCGCTTAAAGTTTCCTAATGATGAGTTCTACCTCAAAAGCGGTGATGAAATGGCACAGCTCTTCGGCCATATTCCGGGCGCTATAGAGAATACACTGGCCATTGCGGACCGATGCAATGTGGTGTTCAATTTCGATGAGCATCACTTGCCTCATTTCGATGTGCCGGAAGGGGAAACGGCGGCGTCTTATTTGCGTACCGTCTGTGAAAGAGAAGTTCCGCGCCTTTACGGTGAACCTAGTGATGAGTTGATGAAGCGCCTCGATTATGAATTGGGCGTTATCGGTACGATGGGCTTTGAAGATTACTTCCTCATCGTGTGGGATTATGTGCGATATGCACGGGAGCATGATATCTTGGTAGGACCCGGCCGCGGGTCCGCAGCGGGTTCTGTCGTGGCGTACCTCTTAGGCATTACGGGTCTTGACCCGTTAAAATACGATTTGCTCTTTGAACGGTTCCTCAATCCGGAACGTGTCAGCATGCCCGATATCGATATTGACTTCTGCTATGAAAAGCGGGGGCAGGCTATCGAGTATGTAACGAGAAAATACGGCCAGGAGCGGGTATCTCAGATTATTACATTCGGTACTGAAGCGGCTCGTGCCGTTATCCGCGACGTAGGTCGTGTTTTGGACTTGCCTCTGGCCGAGGTGAACCGCATCGCCAAGATGATTCCCAACGAATTGGGTATTACTTTGGATAAGGCGTTGCAGGGCAAGGATTTAAAGGCTCTGTACGAATCGGATTCAAATGTAAAGGAACTGTTTGATTTCGGTAAAAAACTGGAAGGGATTGCGCGCAACTCCTCTACTCACGCGGCGGGCGTTGTAATATCCGCCGACCCGCTCGATGATCACGTACCTGTACAAAATGCCAACGATGAAGGCTTTGTCACTCAGTATGACAAGGATAATATCGAGGAATTGGGCCTCTTGAAGATGGACTTTTTGGGACTCCGTACCTTAACTGTTATGGGAGATGCCTTAAAGTTCATCAAGGCGAATCGCGGAATTGATTTGGATTTGGATGCGATACCGCTCGATGATGCGGCTGCTTGTGAACTTCTCACAAAAGGTGACACGTCAGGCGTGTTCCAGCTCGAGTCCGAAGGAATTACAAAACTTGTTATGGACCTCAAGCCGGAGCACTTCGAGGATTTGATTCCGTTGGTGGCGCTTTATCGTCCGGGACCGTTAGGTTCCGGTATGGTGGCGGATTTTATCGATCGCCGTCATGGTAAAAAAGAGGTTACTTATTTACATCCTATTTTGGAACCTATATTGAAAGATACCTTCGGAGTAATCTTATATCAAGAACAGGTTATGCAGATTGCGTCCGCCATGGGTGGATTCTCCCTCGGTCAGGCGGATTTGATGCGCCGCGCCATGGGTAAGAAAAAGGAATCTGTTCTGAAAGCACAGCGGGAGTCCTTTATTCAGGGCTCCGTTAAAAACGGTATCGATGAATCCGTGGCGAATGAAGTATTTGATTTGCTCGTATATTTCGCAGGCTACGGCTTTAATAAATCGCATAGTGCGGCGTATGCGTACATTGCGTATCAGACGGCATATTTGAAAGCCCATTATTTCCCTGAATTTATGGCGGCTACGATGACGAGCTTCATGCAGAATATGCAGAAGTTGACCTATTACATCAACGCATGTAAGAAGCATAATGTACAGGTGTTAGGCCCTGATATCAACTATTCGGAACGTAGCTTCGCGGTGCAGGACAATGCTATCCGGTTCGGTCTTGGCGGTATCAAGAACGTCGGGGATAATGCCATTGATCGTTTGATTCGTGAGCGCAATGAGCATGGTCTCTATACGGATATTGTGGATTTTTGTAAACGTGTTGATAATAAGGTCGTGAATAAACGTCTTCTTGAAAGTTTGATCCGATGCGGTGCGATGGACGGGTTCAAAGAAAATCGCAATCAGTTGCTCCATATGTATGAAAGCGCTCAAGCCGTGGGCGCCAAGGAGCAGAAGGATGCGGCCATGGGCACCGTGAGTCTCTTCGGTGAAACGGAGGAATCGGCGGATTTCATCGCCGTACCGAATCTGGAGGATTTGCCGGAGGACGATAAGCTGAAGGATGAAAAGGAATACACCGGCTTTTACATTACGGGTCACCCGTTGCAAGGATATGCGAAGGAACTGGATGGGCTCTTTGAATTAGGGGCGTTGATGGAAAATCCTGAGCAATATGACGGACAAACCATTACATTCGGCGGTCTCATAGAAAATAAATCGGACCGTATGACAAAACGCAATGAGGTCATGTCTATTTTGCGTATCGAGGATTATTCCGGTGCGGCCAATGTGGTGGCCTTTCCGAAGGTGTTCAGCCAATGCCAGCAATTCCTTGCCGTCGATATGATTGTAAAGGTAAAAGGTCGTGTCGACGCCGATGAAAAAGGTGTGCAAATCATCGCTGACAGGATTTCGCCTCTGAAGGTAAATTATGGTCAGGCGAAGTATATTGCCATCCATATTCACAGTCAATATGATACACCTGAAAACAGCGAGGCGTTGAAACGCATCTTGGTGAATACCGAGGGCAGCGTGCCGACGTCGTTATACTTGCATCGTCAAAGAAAACGTATTAATCTGCCGGCCAATATGTGCTTTGATCCCAGTGATGAGTCGATTAAGGCTATCGAGGCCGTCCTGGGTGAAGGTGCCGTGGAAATTCAGTAA
- a CDS encoding M48 family metallopeptidase, producing the protein MNTSTTKSITYNGDRIEYELTVKRVKNMNLRITKDGVVHVSANAYVPEHRIDAFVMDNMPFIERARFKIDALNAKRIEALQYVDGESLSILGLPITLHVIEQGGKPHIGFDGKAHLMMYVPHEATYEHKHKLMQAFWRQLGDKVFNHWAQVVYKRFHQQQIDVPKPTVKQQRMKSRWGSCTPSKQLIKMNMRLLEGPQAYIEYVMVHEFAHFKYLDHSKNFHNLVAQFLPDWKARRKSLNLYFAHRP; encoded by the coding sequence ATGAATACTTCAACAACTAAGTCTATTACCTATAATGGCGACAGAATTGAATACGAGTTGACCGTCAAGCGCGTGAAGAACATGAATCTGCGCATTACAAAGGATGGTGTCGTCCATGTTTCGGCGAATGCTTATGTGCCGGAGCATCGCATTGACGCTTTTGTTATGGATAATATGCCGTTCATTGAGCGGGCCCGATTCAAGATTGATGCGCTCAATGCCAAGCGGATCGAGGCGTTACAGTATGTGGATGGTGAAAGTTTATCTATTCTGGGCTTGCCAATTACGTTGCATGTAATCGAGCAGGGCGGAAAGCCTCATATCGGTTTTGACGGCAAGGCGCATCTTATGATGTATGTGCCTCATGAGGCGACTTACGAGCATAAGCATAAACTGATGCAGGCTTTTTGGCGTCAACTGGGGGACAAGGTATTCAATCATTGGGCACAGGTTGTGTACAAACGCTTTCACCAGCAACAAATCGATGTGCCCAAGCCGACGGTAAAGCAGCAGCGCATGAAGAGTCGCTGGGGTTCGTGTACACCGTCAAAGCAACTCATCAAGATGAATATGCGCCTGTTGGAAGGCCCGCAGGCATATATTGAATATGTTATGGTTCATGAGTTTGCTCATTTTAAATATTTAGACCATTCCAAGAACTTTCACAATCTGGTCGCTCAGTTTCTGCCGGATTGGAAGGCTCGCAGGAAATCATTGAATCTGTATTTTGCTCATCGCCCTTAA
- a CDS encoding helix-turn-helix domain-containing protein: MQFYKNLKRARVRMGKSQIEVAKAVGISNAALSNYETGYREPDLDTLCALSRYYGLTLDELLDVNNTVHNPIYDLNPILKNRYIAYKGDVYELKESQKRVLFRELDRLFEDFERSKISSSTKPKTYKHGNPHINRNGLLGTKLNR, encoded by the coding sequence ATGCAGTTTTATAAGAACTTAAAGCGTGCTCGCGTGCGCATGGGTAAGAGCCAAATCGAAGTAGCAAAGGCCGTAGGTATCAGTAATGCGGCGCTTTCAAATTACGAAACAGGGTATCGCGAACCGGATTTAGATACACTCTGTGCCCTGTCCCGTTACTATGGACTGACCTTGGATGAACTGTTGGATGTGAATAATACGGTTCATAATCCCATTTATGATCTCAATCCGATTTTGAAAAACAGATATATTGCGTATAAAGGTGATGTATACGAACTGAAAGAATCTCAAAAACGTGTTCTGTTTCGTGAACTGGATCGCCTGTTTGAGGACTTTGAACGGTCGAAAATAAGCAGCAGTACGAAGCCGAAGACCTATAAACACGGAAACCCTCATATTAACCGTAACGGTTTATTAGGGACAAAACTTAACCGTTAG
- the hemL gene encoding glutamate-1-semialdehyde 2,1-aminomutase has protein sequence MLQLGKSEKAFDEAKRYMPGGVNSPVRSYRSVGSNPPFISSASGSRIYDIDNNEYIDYVLSWGPMILGHASPEVIASLQEAIPRGTSYGAPTLLETELAKKIQAFMPSMEMIRLVNSGTEATMSALRVARGYTGRDRIVKFVGCYHGHSDSLLVKAGSGLATFGVPDSPGVPQGVAENTITLPYNDSDAVRALFDDIGDTIAAIIVEPVAGNMGCVPPVAGFLETLRDVTKTHGALLIFDEVMCGFRASSGGAQKLYKIKPDLTCLGKIVGGGMPLAVFGGAREVMSQVAPSGPIYQAGTLSGNPIAVTSGLATLSILQRDPTIFKQVEDATIALCDGLKQLAAKYNVPATVQRVGSMFTLFFTDKSVMNFDDAAACNEEHFKMFFHHNLSHGIYYAPSPYESNFVSICHKNSEIERTLAVAEEAFKKISDTL, from the coding sequence ATGTTACAGTTAGGTAAATCTGAAAAAGCCTTTGATGAGGCGAAACGGTATATGCCGGGCGGCGTGAACAGTCCGGTGCGTTCGTACCGCAGTGTCGGGTCCAATCCGCCGTTTATCAGCAGTGCCAGCGGCAGCCGTATTTATGATATCGATAATAACGAATACATCGACTACGTATTGAGCTGGGGTCCCATGATTTTGGGGCATGCAAGCCCTGAGGTCATTGCGAGCCTGCAGGAGGCGATTCCGCGCGGTACCAGCTATGGGGCGCCTACGCTGTTAGAAACGGAATTGGCGAAGAAAATTCAGGCCTTCATGCCGTCTATGGAAATGATTCGCCTTGTGAACTCCGGCACGGAGGCGACCATGAGCGCTTTGCGTGTGGCTCGTGGCTATACGGGGCGCGATCGCATCGTTAAATTCGTAGGCTGTTACCATGGCCACAGCGATTCTCTCTTGGTGAAAGCAGGCTCCGGGCTTGCTACATTCGGCGTACCGGACAGCCCGGGCGTGCCGCAGGGGGTAGCGGAAAATACAATTACGTTGCCGTATAATGATAGTGATGCGGTGCGTGCACTATTCGATGATATAGGCGATACCATCGCGGCTATTATCGTGGAACCGGTGGCGGGCAACATGGGTTGCGTGCCCCCTGTAGCGGGATTCCTCGAAACCTTGCGGGATGTGACAAAGACGCATGGTGCGCTCTTGATTTTTGACGAAGTTATGTGCGGATTCAGGGCGAGCAGCGGCGGTGCTCAAAAGCTGTACAAGATTAAGCCTGACCTTACCTGCCTCGGAAAAATTGTCGGCGGCGGTATGCCGTTAGCTGTATTCGGCGGTGCTCGTGAGGTCATGAGTCAGGTCGCTCCGTCCGGTCCGATTTATCAAGCCGGCACGTTGAGCGGCAATCCGATTGCCGTAACTTCCGGACTTGCCACATTGTCCATTTTGCAACGGGATCCGACCATCTTCAAGCAGGTGGAGGATGCGACCATTGCACTTTGTGACGGACTCAAGCAGTTAGCTGCAAAGTATAATGTACCTGCTACGGTGCAACGTGTGGGCTCCATGTTCACACTGTTCTTTACGGATAAATCGGTCATGAATTTCGACGATGCAGCGGCCTGCAATGAAGAACACTTCAAAATGTTCTTCCATCATAACTTGAGTCACGGCATTTATTATGCTCCGAGCCCTTATGAAAGCAACTTCGTGTCTATCTGTCATAAGAACAGTGAAATTGAGCGTACATTAGCGGTGGCTGAGGAAGCTTTCAAAAAAATCAGTGATACATTGTAA
- the hemB gene encoding porphobilinogen synthase — translation MYDLTYRPRRLRINPEMRDLVRETTLDVSDLIYPLFIVPGESIKKEIDTLPGQYHLSVDEVVKVAQEAYDLGIRGVEIFGIPTYKDEQGSSAWDMSQPVQQAIKAIRQAVPNLLVISDVCLCQYTSTGHCGMIEDHEILNDETLPLLCKVAVSQAEAGAHMVAPSDMMDGRVGAIREALDAAGYKNVSIMSYAAKYASAYYGPFRGAVNSAPKFGDRKSYQMDPANRLEAFREIELDIAEGTDIIMIKPALSYLDIVREARDRYELPVAVYNVSGEYAMVKSAAAAGLIDEERLVMETMLSMKRAGAKIIITYHALDIAKWLQQ, via the coding sequence ATGTACGACTTAACATATCGTCCTCGCCGCTTGCGTATCAATCCTGAAATGCGGGATTTGGTGCGCGAAACGACACTCGACGTATCCGATTTAATTTATCCGTTATTTATCGTTCCCGGTGAAAGTATTAAAAAAGAAATCGACACATTGCCGGGGCAATATCATTTGTCCGTGGATGAAGTCGTGAAAGTTGCTCAGGAAGCATACGATCTCGGCATTCGCGGCGTAGAAATCTTCGGCATTCCTACCTATAAGGACGAACAGGGTTCTTCAGCATGGGATATGTCGCAGCCTGTACAACAGGCGATTAAAGCGATTCGTCAGGCAGTGCCCAATCTTTTGGTTATCTCTGACGTATGCTTGTGCCAATATACATCGACAGGTCATTGCGGCATGATTGAAGATCACGAAATCCTGAATGATGAAACGTTGCCGCTACTTTGTAAGGTCGCGGTGAGCCAGGCGGAAGCGGGTGCTCATATGGTGGCTCCGTCCGACATGATGGACGGCCGTGTCGGCGCTATCCGTGAAGCCCTCGATGCGGCGGGATACAAAAATGTATCCATCATGAGTTATGCCGCGAAATATGCGTCCGCTTATTACGGACCGTTCCGTGGCGCCGTAAACTCCGCACCTAAATTCGGGGACCGTAAATCCTATCAGATGGACCCGGCGAACCGATTGGAAGCTTTCAGAGAAATCGAACTCGATATCGCGGAAGGCACCGACATCATCATGATTAAACCGGCATTGTCCTACCTGGACATCGTCCGTGAAGCGCGTGACCGCTATGAATTACCGGTCGCCGTATACAATGTGTCCGGAGAATATGCGATGGTTAAATCCGCAGCTGCGGCAGGCCTCATCGACGAGGAACGACTCGTGATGGAAACGATGCTATCCATGAAGCGGGCCGGGGCCAAGATTATCATCACGTACCATGCCCTTGATATTGCAAAATGGTTACAACAATAA
- the cobA gene encoding uroporphyrinogen-III C-methyltransferase, with amino-acid sequence MTGMVYLIGAGPGDVKLITVKGRECIERADVIVYDYLADAHLLEWARPDAELIYAGKQCKDHTMHQWEINELLVQKGKEGKIVARLKGGDPLVFGRGGEEAMALGEAGVPFEFVPGVTSPIAAPAYAGIPVTQRAMATSFAVVTGHEDPTKSVSGIHWEGLATAVDTLCFVMGVGNLPVIAEKLMTCGRAPSTPVALVRWGTKTVQEVLVSTLEHVVADVEKAQLKAPAIIVVGDVVNLRKKLQWFDNKPLFGKTVVVTRARAQASAFREKLMAQGANVVEAAAIKTIPMDLFDEDKRIIANANTYQCVVFTSGEGVRYFFDALYKEGKDTRALGYAKVAAIGCATARELGKYGIVPDIIPADYKAESAVEALEEELNAGDSVLLIQPKVARDVIPRCLRHRDMNVDILRLYETTQDTSQQEALINALTEGSVDYITFTSSSTVTNTIQLLGEDALKLLANTKIACIGPITAATAMSAGLNPHIISDVYTTDGLVNALVKDANA; translated from the coding sequence ATGACAGGTATGGTATATCTAATCGGTGCAGGCCCCGGTGATGTAAAGCTAATTACCGTAAAAGGTCGAGAGTGCATCGAGCGTGCAGATGTAATTGTATATGACTATTTGGCGGATGCTCATCTGTTAGAATGGGCCCGTCCCGATGCGGAACTCATTTATGCAGGGAAACAGTGTAAGGATCATACGATGCATCAATGGGAAATCAATGAACTGCTGGTGCAAAAGGGAAAAGAAGGTAAAATCGTGGCCCGCCTGAAGGGCGGCGATCCTCTCGTGTTCGGTCGTGGCGGAGAAGAGGCTATGGCCCTTGGCGAGGCCGGTGTTCCTTTTGAATTTGTTCCCGGCGTTACTTCGCCGATTGCGGCGCCTGCCTATGCGGGGATTCCTGTAACGCAACGGGCCATGGCCACATCCTTTGCGGTTGTTACGGGCCATGAGGATCCGACAAAATCCGTTTCCGGCATTCACTGGGAAGGCCTTGCGACTGCGGTGGATACACTTTGCTTTGTAATGGGCGTCGGCAATTTACCTGTTATTGCGGAGAAATTGATGACCTGCGGTCGCGCGCCGTCTACACCGGTTGCGCTCGTTCGTTGGGGTACGAAGACCGTGCAGGAGGTATTGGTATCCACCCTTGAACATGTAGTGGCGGATGTGGAGAAGGCTCAGTTAAAAGCGCCTGCTATCATCGTCGTGGGCGATGTGGTAAATCTTCGGAAGAAATTGCAATGGTTCGATAATAAACCGCTGTTCGGTAAAACCGTCGTTGTTACCCGTGCCCGTGCTCAAGCGAGCGCTTTCCGTGAAAAGTTGATGGCACAGGGGGCCAATGTGGTTGAAGCGGCCGCTATCAAGACGATACCGATGGACCTTTTCGATGAGGATAAGCGTATCATCGCAAATGCCAATACATATCAATGCGTGGTATTCACATCCGGTGAAGGGGTTCGCTATTTCTTCGATGCACTTTATAAAGAGGGCAAGGATACACGTGCTTTAGGTTATGCAAAGGTGGCAGCCATCGGTTGCGCTACGGCTCGTGAACTTGGTAAATACGGCATCGTGCCGGACATTATCCCTGCCGATTACAAGGCGGAATCCGCTGTTGAGGCCCTTGAAGAAGAACTGAATGCGGGCGACTCCGTATTGTTGATTCAACCGAAGGTGGCACGTGATGTCATTCCGCGCTGCTTGCGTCATCGCGATATGAACGTAGACATTTTGCGCCTGTACGAAACGACACAGGACACATCTCAACAGGAGGCCTTGATTAACGCATTGACCGAGGGCTCTGTGGATTATATTACGTTTACAAGCTCCTCTACGGTGACAAATACGATTCAGCTGTTGGGTGAAGATGCATTAAAACTATTGGCTAACACCAAGATTGCCTGCATCGGACCGATTACGGCTGCCACCGCTATGAGTGCGGGCCTTAATCCGCACATTATCAGCGACGTATATACAACTGATGGCTTGGTTAATGCCCTTGTAAAGGATGCTAATGCCTGA